From one Myxococcus xanthus genomic stretch:
- a CDS encoding TAT-variant-translocated molybdopterin oxidoreductase, which translates to MSDPLPKYWQSLAERAGDLGALAQTQDEFAEPLPVGVAATPPDANSRRDFFKLMGLSAAAAMVACQRAPVQEIIPYVARPDEVTPGLALWYASTCNGCSARCGLLLKTRDGRPIKVEGNDEHPVSRGGVCAVGQASVLSLYDASRARYPTRGATRVSWTDLDADVTQALRKATEAGKGIRVVLPWHLGPTAEAAVKRFLAAYPTARTVRDEALGELSAIADAHRVTHGVHAVPDYRFDKAAVIASFGADFLGTWVSPVAFTRQYAESRDAARRRTMSRHFQVEPVMTLTGAAADRRFVVAPSDVALVLADLVRRLAVKAGREVPGLGSLPPPALDEAARVELADSLWAQRQDALVVAGGDDVATQVLANVANALLGNEGHTVSLADGTALDADALSLGTLLTELRAGSVGAVLFMGANPVYSDPRGAELAALLKDVPLTLSTSDRRDETAVHVGLHAPESTALESWGDAEVRRGVVSLRQPAVAPLHETRSGVESLLQWAGAPQPHYDFLRARWEAEVFPQASGLGQGFIAFWDDALRRGVVTLGAAAAEAPAFREEGLAKALASVARHAAEWELVLYPTVALRDGAPANNAWLQEVADPITKVTWGNPACIAPARAKALGLKDGDVVQVRAGSTTLSVPVLVQAGTHPSVIAVAVGYGRTQAGRVADGIGVNGYPLSAVVDGRARRTVPGVTVQATGEQQPLALTQTHHRLEGRPHVREAELAAFLANPRAGNEVQAGHGGGGHSLSLWSGHEYKGHRWALAVDLSACTGCSACVVSCQAENNIPSVGRDEVLRRRDMHWMRIDRYYQGDEANPQVVHQPMMCQHCENAPCETVCPVLATVHSSEGLNQQVYNRCVGTRYCANNCPTKVRRFNWFDYEHAEPLERMVLNPDVVVRSRGVMEKCSMCVQRIQESKAAANREGRPLRDGDIQTACQQSCPAKAIHFGDVNDPDSQVARLAKDGRAFRLLEELNIGSSITYLTKIRNTGSGSGT; encoded by the coding sequence ATGTCCGACCCACTTCCCAAGTATTGGCAGAGCCTGGCGGAGCGCGCTGGCGACCTTGGCGCGCTCGCACAGACGCAGGACGAATTCGCGGAGCCGCTCCCCGTGGGCGTCGCCGCCACGCCTCCGGATGCGAACAGCCGCCGTGACTTCTTCAAGCTGATGGGCCTGAGCGCCGCGGCGGCCATGGTGGCCTGCCAGCGCGCGCCGGTGCAGGAAATCATCCCCTACGTGGCGCGCCCGGATGAAGTCACGCCGGGGCTGGCGCTCTGGTACGCGTCCACCTGCAACGGGTGCAGCGCCCGGTGCGGCCTGCTGCTGAAGACGCGCGATGGCCGCCCCATCAAGGTGGAGGGCAACGACGAGCACCCCGTGTCGCGCGGTGGCGTGTGCGCGGTGGGCCAGGCGTCGGTGCTGTCGCTCTACGACGCGAGCCGCGCCCGTTACCCCACCCGCGGCGCCACGCGCGTGTCCTGGACGGACCTGGACGCGGACGTCACGCAGGCCCTGCGCAAGGCCACCGAGGCGGGAAAGGGCATCCGCGTGGTGTTGCCCTGGCACCTGGGGCCCACGGCGGAGGCGGCCGTGAAGCGCTTCCTGGCCGCGTACCCCACCGCGCGGACCGTGCGCGACGAAGCCCTGGGGGAGCTGTCCGCCATCGCCGACGCCCACCGCGTCACGCATGGCGTGCACGCCGTGCCGGACTACCGCTTCGACAAGGCCGCCGTCATCGCCAGCTTCGGCGCGGACTTCCTGGGGACGTGGGTGTCGCCCGTGGCGTTCACCCGGCAGTACGCGGAGTCGCGCGACGCGGCCCGGCGCCGGACGATGTCGCGGCACTTCCAGGTGGAGCCGGTGATGACGCTCACCGGTGCCGCCGCGGACCGCCGCTTCGTGGTGGCGCCTTCCGATGTGGCGCTGGTGCTGGCGGACCTGGTGCGGCGGCTGGCGGTGAAGGCGGGCCGCGAGGTGCCCGGACTGGGGTCGCTGCCGCCGCCCGCGCTGGACGAGGCCGCGAGGGTGGAGCTCGCGGACTCGCTGTGGGCCCAGCGTCAGGACGCCCTGGTGGTGGCGGGCGGTGATGACGTGGCCACGCAGGTGCTGGCCAACGTCGCCAACGCGCTGCTGGGCAACGAGGGCCACACGGTGTCGCTGGCGGACGGCACGGCGCTGGACGCGGACGCGCTGTCCTTGGGGACGCTGCTGACCGAGCTGCGCGCCGGCAGCGTGGGCGCGGTGCTTTTCATGGGCGCCAATCCCGTCTACAGCGACCCGCGCGGCGCGGAGCTGGCCGCGTTGCTGAAGGACGTGCCGCTCACGCTGTCCACCAGCGACCGGCGGGACGAGACGGCTGTGCACGTGGGCCTCCATGCACCGGAGTCCACCGCGCTGGAGTCGTGGGGCGACGCGGAGGTGCGCCGGGGCGTCGTGTCACTGCGCCAGCCCGCGGTGGCGCCGCTACATGAGACGCGCAGCGGCGTGGAGTCGCTGCTCCAGTGGGCGGGAGCGCCCCAGCCGCACTACGACTTCCTCCGCGCTCGCTGGGAGGCGGAGGTCTTCCCCCAGGCCAGCGGCCTGGGGCAGGGCTTCATCGCTTTCTGGGACGATGCCCTCCGTCGGGGCGTGGTGACGCTCGGCGCCGCCGCGGCGGAAGCGCCCGCCTTCCGCGAGGAGGGGCTGGCGAAGGCGCTGGCCAGCGTGGCCCGTCATGCCGCGGAGTGGGAGCTGGTGCTGTACCCCACGGTGGCGCTGCGTGACGGTGCCCCCGCGAACAACGCCTGGCTCCAGGAGGTGGCGGACCCCATCACCAAGGTGACGTGGGGCAACCCGGCGTGCATCGCTCCGGCCCGCGCGAAGGCGCTGGGACTGAAGGATGGCGACGTCGTCCAGGTGCGCGCGGGGAGCACGACGCTGTCGGTGCCCGTGCTGGTGCAGGCGGGGACGCACCCCTCCGTCATCGCGGTGGCGGTGGGCTACGGCCGCACGCAGGCCGGGCGCGTCGCGGATGGCATCGGCGTCAACGGCTACCCGCTGTCGGCGGTGGTGGACGGACGCGCGCGGCGCACGGTGCCCGGCGTCACGGTTCAGGCCACGGGCGAGCAGCAGCCCCTGGCGCTGACGCAGACGCACCACCGGCTGGAGGGACGGCCGCACGTGCGCGAAGCGGAGCTGGCCGCCTTCCTGGCCAACCCGCGCGCGGGCAACGAGGTGCAGGCGGGGCACGGCGGGGGAGGGCACTCGCTCTCCCTGTGGTCGGGGCACGAGTACAAGGGGCACCGGTGGGCGCTGGCGGTGGACCTGAGCGCCTGCACGGGGTGCTCGGCCTGCGTGGTGTCGTGCCAGGCGGAGAACAACATCCCCAGCGTGGGGCGCGACGAGGTGCTGCGCCGGCGGGACATGCACTGGATGCGCATCGACCGGTACTACCAGGGGGACGAAGCCAATCCCCAGGTCGTCCACCAGCCGATGATGTGCCAGCACTGTGAGAATGCGCCGTGCGAGACGGTGTGCCCGGTGCTGGCCACGGTGCACTCCAGCGAGGGCCTCAATCAGCAGGTCTACAACCGCTGCGTAGGGACGCGGTACTGCGCCAACAACTGCCCCACGAAGGTCCGCCGCTTCAACTGGTTCGACTACGAGCACGCCGAGCCGTTGGAGCGGATGGTGCTCAATCCGGACGTCGTGGTGCGCAGCCGGGGCGTCATGGAGAAGTGCTCGATGTGCGTGCAGCGCATCCAGGAGTCCAAGGCCGCCGCGAACCGGGAAGGCCGTCCGCTGCGTGACGGGGACATCCAGACGGCGTGCCAGCAGAGCTGCCCTGCGAAGGCCATCCACTTCGGTGACGTGAACGACCCCGACAGCCAGGTGGCGCGACTGGCGAAGGACGGGCGGGCGTTCCGGCTGCTGGAGGAGCTGAACATCGGGTCGTCCATCACCTACCTCACGAAGATCCGGAACACCGGGTCGGGAAGCGGCACATGA